Proteins co-encoded in one Nicotiana sylvestris chromosome 7, ASM39365v2, whole genome shotgun sequence genomic window:
- the LOC104213398 gene encoding exocyst complex component EXO70H1-like, with protein sequence MPRKGMRTLNWFSPKHSTTDSTSQFSSPSRFGFSPSRPSFSEAVIDRTLEMAEPMIMKWNPDTTTFAKVTSLFYENRGEANDFIKCVHNLQKAMHFHSTENSRSDNLVRAQSLMQIAMKRLQKEFYQILSINRAHLDPESISTVSSRTSTVSIISDFDVEDDDDRVIGGESVSVVEDFSNIVMADLRLIAECMISSGYAKECLTIYKVIRKSIIDEGIYRLGVEKLSSSQVHKMDWEVVDMRIKDWLNAVDVAMKTLFNGERILCDHVFASDDAIRESCFTEISKDGAMILFSFPENVAKYSKKLPEKVFRLLDMYTAIAEHLPEIEAIFSFDSESAIRSQAVTSLVKLGECIRTALVEFETALQKESSKTTVAGGGIHPLTIDAMNYIILLADYSNVLSDILAEAPPPAKASLPESFFGIVDSDASPAPAISRRFAWLILLLLCKLDGKAKQYKDVSLAYLFLANNLQYVVVKVRSSNLKYLLGENWISKQEGKIKQFVSNNDRLGWGHVIESLPQEPNATMTPQQVKEIFKKFNSSFEQAHRKQSVCVVPNSKLRDSLKVSIARKILPVYREFYNTHKHMMHVIKFSPEDIGHYLSDLFFGPIESGSSSTVESSPSRTIPSRLR encoded by the coding sequence ATGCCGAGAAAAGGAATGAGAACTCTCAATTGGTTTTCTCCAAAACATTCAACAACAGATAGTACTTCTCAATTCTCTTCCCCTTCGCGTTTCGGATTTTCGCCTTCTCGGCCGAGTTTTTCAGAGGCAGTGATTGATCGAACACTGGAGATGGCGGAGCCGATGATCATGAAGTGGAACCCAGACACCACCACCTTCGCCAAAGTGACTTCTCTTTTCTATGAAAATAGAGGAGAAGCCAACGATTTTATCAAGTGTGTGCATAATCTACAGAAGGCTATGCACTTTCATTCAACTGAGAATTCCAGATCCGATAATCTTGTTCGTGCTCAATCTCTAATGCAAATTGCAATGAAAAGACTCCAAAAGGAATTTTACCAGATTCTCTCAATAAACAGAGCTCATTTGGATCCTGAATCTATTTCCACTGTCTCTTCCCGTACTTCGACTGTTTCGATTATTTCTGATTTCGACGTTGAGGATGACGACGATCGTGTAATTGGCGGTGAGTCTGTTTCTGTAGTTGAGGATTTCTCTAATATTGTAATGGCGGATTTGCGATTGATAGCGGAATGCATGATCTCTTCTGGATATGCAAAAGAGTGCTTGACGATTTACAAAGTTATACGTAAATCGATCATTGACGAAGGCATTTATAGACTCGGAGTTGAGAAATTGAGTTCTTCACAAGTTCATAAAATGGATTGGGAAGTTGTGGATATGAGGATCAAGGATTGGCTTAACGCTGTTGATGTAGCTATGAAAACGTTATTCAACGGAGAGAGAATTCTCTGTGATCATGTCTTTGCATCCGACGATGCAATAAGAGAGTCGTGTTTTACTGAAATTTCAAAAGATGGTGCCATGATTCTGTTTAGTTTCCCGGAAAATGTAGCAAAATATAGCAAGAAGTTGCCGGAAAAAGTGTTCCGTTTGCTCGATATGTACACCGCCATCGCCGAACACTTGCCGGAGATTGAAGCTATATTCTCTTTCGATTCAGAATCTGCTATTCGATCTCAGGCGGTGACATCACTCGTCAAGCTTGGCGAGTGTATAAGGACGGCGTTGGTTGAGTTTGAAACTGCTCTACAAAAGGAATCCTCAAAGACGACGGTTGCCGGAGGTGGAATCCATCCTCTCACCATTGACGCAATGAATTACATAATTCTACTCGCTGATTACAGCAACGTACTCTCCGACATCCTCGCCGAAGCTCCTCCTCCGGCAAAAGCTTCGTTGCCTGAATCATTTTTCGGCATTGTGGATTCTGATGCGTCTCCGGCACCGGCGATCTCACGCCGATTCGCTTGGTTGATTCTCCTTCTTCTCTGCAAACTCGACGGCAAAGCAAAACAGTACAAAGATGTATCTCTCGCGTATCTCTTCTTAGCCAACAATCTTCAATACGTCGTCGTAAAAGTCCGTTCATCAAATCTCAAGTACTTGCTTGGTGAAAATTGGATATCAAAACAGGAGGGAAAAATCAAACAGTTTGTATCAAACAATGACCGGCTAGGATGGGGCCACGTCATAGAATCTCTCCCGCAAGAGCCAAATGCTACAATGACTCCCCAACAAGTGAAGgagattttcaagaaatttaaTTCATCATTCGAGCAAGCTCACCGGAAGCAATCTGTGTGCGTCGTACCTAATAGTAAACTTCGTGACTCTCTGAAAGTGTCAATCGCGAGGAAAATACTTCCAGTATATCGGGAATTTTACAATACACATAAACATATGATGCACGTAATCAAATTTTCCCCTGAGGATATAGGGCATTACTTGTCCGATTTATTTTTTGGACCAATTGAGTCGGGAAGTTCCTCAACGGTTGAGTCTTCCCCATCACGTACAATACCATCACGATTGCGGTGA